A section of the Rhodospirillaceae bacterium genome encodes:
- a CDS encoding amino acid ABC transporter substrate-binding protein — protein sequence MRKFVGALAVSALAAAAWAAPAAAAEVRIGYSIAKTGLFAPAAPSQINAYNLWAEQVNARGGLDIGGKERRKVTLIQYDDQSNPGNAVKIYEKLITQDKVDLLLSPWGTPHHFAIASVLERHKFPMIGSTASSVQLRNMKPGNIWFTTAAVADKLATAMVGLLNSAGVKSVAVLTNQLPFGQENKKFLMPALKAAGIKVLVDADYPPNIKDMTAILVKVKAANPDGVIGLAYPGDSILYINKAREVGIAAKFQYLLVGPAIGFFRGMFKGAADGIVTLGHWSPHGDNARSKAFYAAYKKKFKQEPDYLDSVEAWVSVEILEQAVAKAGLDKNKLRQAISTGTFDTIIGKVRFDGVQNAVTPTGFLQIQKGELHIVWPKDRQTAPLAPKTGWK from the coding sequence ATGAGGAAATTCGTTGGAGCTTTGGCGGTTTCGGCCCTTGCGGCTGCGGCCTGGGCGGCGCCGGCGGCGGCAGCCGAGGTCAGGATCGGCTATTCGATCGCCAAGACCGGCCTGTTCGCGCCGGCCGCGCCGTCGCAGATCAACGCCTACAACCTTTGGGCGGAGCAGGTGAACGCCCGCGGCGGCCTGGACATCGGCGGCAAGGAAAGGCGCAAGGTCACGCTGATCCAGTACGACGACCAGTCGAACCCCGGCAACGCGGTGAAGATCTACGAGAAGCTGATCACCCAGGACAAGGTGGACCTGCTGCTCTCGCCCTGGGGCACGCCGCACCACTTCGCCATCGCGTCGGTGCTCGAACGGCACAAGTTCCCGATGATCGGCAGCACGGCCTCCTCGGTCCAGCTGCGCAACATGAAGCCGGGCAACATCTGGTTCACGACCGCGGCGGTGGCCGACAAGCTGGCGACCGCGATGGTCGGGCTGCTCAATTCGGCCGGCGTCAAGTCCGTGGCGGTCCTGACCAACCAGCTTCCCTTCGGCCAGGAAAACAAGAAATTCCTCATGCCGGCCCTGAAGGCCGCCGGGATAAAGGTCCTCGTCGATGCCGATTATCCGCCGAACATCAAGGACATGACGGCCATCCTCGTGAAGGTGAAAGCGGCGAACCCGGACGGCGTGATCGGGCTGGCCTATCCGGGCGACTCCATCCTCTACATCAACAAGGCGCGCGAAGTCGGCATCGCCGCGAAGTTCCAGTATCTGCTGGTCGGGCCGGCCATCGGCTTCTTCCGCGGCATGTTCAAGGGCGCGGCCGACGGCATCGTCACCCTCGGCCACTGGTCGCCGCACGGCGACAACGCCCGGTCGAAGGCGTTCTACGCCGCCTACAAGAAGAAATTCAAACAGGAGCCGGACTATCTCGATTCGGTCGAGGCCTGGGTCTCGGTCGAAATTCTCGAGCAGGCGGTTGCGAAGGCCGGCCTCGACAAGAACAAGCTGCGCCAGGCGATCTCGACCGGCACCTTCGACACCATCATCGGCAAGGTCCGGTTCGACGGCGTGCAGAACGCCGTGACGCCGACCGGCTTCCTGCAGATCCAGAAGGGCGAGCTGCACATCGTCTGGCCGAAAGACCGCCAGACCGCGCCGCTCGCGCCGAAGACCGGTTGGAAATAA
- a CDS encoding branched-chain amino acid ABC transporter permease, with translation MEILLSGQLLVAALIIGSIYGLVALGLNLIYGTMRLLNIAHGDLVMIGAYTGYWLFTLAAVSPVLAMLAAGALAGLTGAALYFGLFRRQLAGSQPIERIEANSLLIFFGISIVIQNLTALAFTASPRTYQALDTLVRIGEVSITQSRLVALAVCLGLSAAIVLFLRFSALGLSIRALIQHRTASRIVGIDVDRVQAFAFVLGFALAGLAGTLIGVTEQISPFMGFPFTIVAFVVIVLGGLGNLAGGIAAGMVLGLIETYGVALTSANLRSVLIYGVFILVLVLRPEGLLQRRRLT, from the coding sequence GTGGAGATTCTCCTGTCGGGGCAGCTCCTGGTGGCGGCCCTGATAATCGGCTCGATCTACGGGCTGGTGGCGCTTGGCCTGAACCTGATCTACGGCACCATGCGGCTGCTGAACATTGCCCATGGCGACCTGGTCATGATCGGCGCCTACACCGGCTACTGGCTGTTTACGCTGGCGGCGGTCTCGCCGGTGCTGGCGATGCTCGCCGCCGGGGCGCTTGCCGGCCTCACCGGCGCGGCGCTCTATTTCGGCCTGTTCCGGCGCCAGCTCGCCGGCAGCCAGCCGATCGAGCGGATCGAGGCCAATTCGCTGCTGATCTTCTTCGGCATCTCGATCGTCATCCAGAACCTCACGGCGCTCGCCTTTACCGCCAGCCCGCGGACCTATCAGGCCCTCGATACCCTGGTCCGCATCGGCGAGGTCAGCATCACCCAAAGCCGCCTCGTCGCCCTGGCGGTCTGCCTCGGCCTGTCCGCCGCCATCGTCCTGTTCCTGCGCTTCAGCGCCCTCGGCCTGTCGATCCGCGCCCTGATCCAGCACCGCACCGCAAGCCGGATCGTCGGTATCGATGTCGACCGGGTGCAGGCGTTCGCCTTCGTGCTCGGCTTCGCGCTCGCCGGACTGGCTGGGACGCTGATCGGCGTGACCGAGCAGATTTCGCCGTTCATGGGCTTCCCCTTCACCATCGTCGCCTTCGTCGTGATCGTCCTGGGCGGGCTGGGCAACCTGGCCGGCGGCATCGCGGCCGGCATGGTGCTCGGCCTGATCGAGACCTACGGCGTCGCGCTGACCTCGGCAAACCTGCGTTCGGTGCTGATCTACGGCGTCTTCATCCTGGTCCTGGTGCTGCGGCCGGAAGGCCTGCTGCAGCGGCGGCGCCTGACATGA
- a CDS encoding branched-chain amino acid ABC transporter permease has translation MRLLAPSEAVPLLLVAAIALVLPLLGSDYYLGVGFALFGWIALAQSWTIVSGLAGYISLGHVVFAGIGGYVFVLTWGAVPVWAGALLGALAAGLFALLVGLPVLRVRGPYFVILTFGLAEFAKYVVINIENALGRFGRLILGGPPLETLYWAMAALALAGTLAVVAIRRRRLGAGLVAIREDELAAGTIGVPTVRFKLFAFALSALLPGFVGALFVLRTGYFEPAQAFDPVVSFTIVTMAIVGGSADARGPVFGALFLVALSELLWSNFPQVYMIVLGTLLVGFVLFAPNGVSGLFERRRAPDAATASG, from the coding sequence ATGAGGCTGCTTGCGCCGAGCGAGGCCGTGCCGCTGCTGCTGGTCGCGGCGATCGCCCTGGTCCTGCCGCTGCTCGGCAGCGACTACTATCTCGGCGTCGGCTTCGCCCTGTTCGGCTGGATCGCCCTGGCGCAGAGCTGGACAATCGTCTCCGGCCTGGCCGGCTATATCTCGCTCGGCCATGTCGTGTTCGCCGGCATCGGCGGCTATGTCTTCGTCCTGACCTGGGGCGCGGTGCCGGTCTGGGCCGGCGCCTTGCTCGGCGCCCTGGCGGCCGGCCTGTTCGCCCTGCTGGTCGGCCTGCCGGTGCTCCGGGTGCGCGGGCCCTATTTCGTGATCCTGACCTTCGGCCTCGCCGAGTTCGCCAAATATGTCGTCATCAATATCGAGAACGCGCTCGGCAGGTTCGGCCGTCTGATCCTCGGCGGGCCGCCGCTGGAAACCCTCTACTGGGCGATGGCGGCGCTTGCGCTGGCCGGAACCCTGGCGGTGGTCGCGATCCGCCGCCGGCGCCTCGGCGCCGGCCTGGTGGCGATCCGCGAGGACGAACTGGCCGCGGGCACGATCGGCGTTCCGACCGTGCGCTTCAAGCTGTTCGCCTTCGCGCTGTCGGCCCTGCTGCCGGGCTTCGTCGGCGCCCTGTTCGTCCTGCGCACCGGCTATTTCGAGCCGGCACAGGCGTTCGATCCGGTGGTCTCCTTCACCATCGTCACCATGGCGATCGTCGGCGGCAGCGCGGATGCCCGCGGGCCGGTCTTCGGCGCCCTGTTCCTCGTCGCGCTGTCCGAACTGTTGTGGTCGAACTTCCCGCAGGTCTACATGATCGTCCTCGGCACCTTGCTGGTCGGTTTCGTCCTGTTCGCGCCCAACGGCGTCTCCGGCCTGTTCGAACGCCGCCGGGCGCCGGACGCTGCAACGGCGAGCGGCTAG
- a CDS encoding ABC transporter ATP-binding protein — MLSVERIGKSFGGVRALQDVSFAVPERSIFGIMGANGAGKTTLFAIIAGNLTPSAGAVRLRDLRLTGLPPHRVAAAGVARTFQIVRPFRSLSVQENVETALRFGARDRPAAAPADAAAILGLTGLEGAAGRPAGALTLAQQKRLEVARALATGPQLLMLDEVMAGLTPAEVQDTIAMVRRIRDDMGVTVMIIEHVMGALMALSDHVVVLDHGELIASGLPAQVADDPAVRSAYLGRRH, encoded by the coding sequence ATGCTGAGCGTCGAGCGGATCGGCAAGTCCTTCGGCGGCGTCCGGGCGTTGCAGGACGTTTCCTTCGCGGTGCCGGAGCGCAGCATCTTCGGCATCATGGGCGCCAACGGCGCGGGCAAGACCACCCTGTTCGCGATCATCGCGGGCAACCTGACGCCGAGCGCCGGCGCGGTCCGGCTCCGCGACCTGCGGCTCACCGGCCTGCCGCCGCACCGGGTCGCCGCGGCCGGCGTGGCGCGCACCTTCCAGATCGTGCGGCCGTTCCGCAGCCTGTCGGTACAGGAGAATGTCGAAACCGCCCTGCGCTTCGGGGCGCGGGACCGTCCCGCCGCCGCGCCGGCGGACGCCGCCGCCATCCTCGGCCTGACCGGACTCGAGGGCGCGGCCGGCCGTCCCGCGGGCGCCCTGACCCTGGCGCAGCAGAAGCGGCTGGAGGTGGCGCGGGCGCTGGCGACCGGCCCGCAACTTCTGATGCTGGACGAAGTGATGGCCGGCCTCACGCCCGCCGAAGTGCAGGACACGATCGCCATGGTCCGCCGCATCCGGGACGATATGGGCGTTACCGTGATGATCATCGAGCATGTCATGGGCGCGCTGATGGCGCTGTCGGACCACGTCGTCGTGCTGGACCACGGCGAACTGATCGCCTCAGGGCTGCCGGCGCAGGTCGCCGACGATCCGGCGGTCCGGTCCGCCTATCTGGGGCGGCGGCATTGA
- a CDS encoding ABC transporter ATP-binding protein: MTGGALLEVEGLTGGYGPLRVLHGIDFAVPAGRITALVGGNGAGKTTTMAMLAGLLAPSAGTIRYKGDAVEGWSAAQRVAAGLVLVPEGRLVFPDMTVEENLRLGAINRQARPHAGEELEGVYAQFPRLAERRRQAAGTLSGGEQQMLALGRGLMSRPRLLLLDEPSLGLAPVMVDLIFDAIGDLAGAGMTILLSEQNVGLSLELAERAYVLENGSIALAGSGRDLLGNAGVQRAYLGL, from the coding sequence TTGACGGGCGGCGCGCTGCTCGAAGTCGAAGGCCTGACGGGCGGCTACGGCCCGCTCCGGGTGCTGCACGGCATCGATTTCGCGGTGCCGGCGGGGCGGATCACGGCGCTGGTCGGCGGCAACGGCGCCGGCAAGACGACGACCATGGCCATGCTGGCGGGCCTGCTCGCGCCGTCGGCAGGCACGATCCGCTACAAGGGCGACGCGGTCGAAGGCTGGAGCGCGGCGCAGCGGGTCGCCGCCGGCCTCGTCCTGGTGCCCGAAGGCCGGCTGGTCTTTCCCGACATGACGGTGGAGGAAAACCTCCGGCTCGGCGCGATCAACCGGCAGGCGCGGCCCCATGCGGGGGAAGAACTGGAAGGGGTCTATGCCCAATTCCCCCGGCTGGCGGAGCGCCGCCGTCAGGCCGCGGGCACGCTCTCCGGCGGCGAACAGCAGATGCTGGCGCTGGGCCGCGGCCTGATGTCCCGCCCGCGGTTGCTGCTGCTCGACGAACCGAGCCTGGGGCTGGCGCCGGTGATGGTCGACCTGATCTTCGACGCCATCGGCGACCTCGCCGGAGCCGGCATGACGATCCTGCTCTCGGAGCAGAATGTCGGCCTCTCGCTCGAACTCGCCGAGCGGGCCTATGTGCTCGAAAACGGCTCAATCGCACTTGCCGGTTCGGGCCGCGACCTGCTCGGCAACGCCGGGGTCCAGCGGGCCTATCTGGGGTTGTGA
- a CDS encoding Rieske 2Fe-2S domain-containing protein gives MKQGWIKAVSVDELRRKGRTVFRLDGRQIALFDTAKGIRACNNRCPHEGYPLREGTLDGNCLLTCNWHNWKFDLETGENQREGDRLRIYPVEIRGADVWIEIVDPPVDEQLSKSLKDLKQGFDRHGYDRLAREIARIARLGVDPAIAVREAIRWSHDRLEFGWTHAYAGAADWLALYDEYEGEPESRLICLLEAVGHMAEDTLREPRYPYVDGAEDWDEDAFVRAVEEEDEPRAIRLTRGALAAGDAWGLMERGLARAALAHYADFGHAAIYVTKAGALIRRLGAEVAEPVLLSLVRGLVTAFREDLIPEFRAYADALENFGSAPNGSAPAAADYAGLPANKALAFTAGHGAAPPLELFRSLLGANALNMVRFDLRHLGDLDKPYGGDFGWLDLTHALTFADAVLGLCSKFPELWPAGLLQMACFSGRNIGHQDDTVDPDEWTVADPDAFFAGVERTLFDHGQDRYIVSVHLLKTALSVRSLLVSGECGRSGELALAALNRLLQSPLRRKMVRRTARQAMRFVEIDI, from the coding sequence ATGAAACAGGGCTGGATCAAGGCTGTCAGCGTCGACGAACTGCGCCGGAAGGGCCGCACGGTCTTCCGCCTCGACGGCCGCCAGATCGCGCTCTTCGATACCGCGAAGGGCATCCGCGCCTGCAACAACCGCTGCCCGCACGAGGGCTATCCGCTGCGCGAGGGTACGCTCGACGGCAACTGCCTGCTGACCTGCAACTGGCATAACTGGAAGTTCGACCTGGAAACCGGCGAGAACCAGCGCGAGGGCGACCGGCTGCGCATCTATCCGGTCGAAATCCGGGGCGCGGACGTCTGGATCGAGATCGTCGACCCGCCGGTCGACGAGCAGCTGTCGAAGTCTCTCAAGGATCTGAAACAGGGTTTCGACCGCCACGGCTACGACCGGCTCGCCCGCGAGATCGCCCGGATCGCGCGGCTCGGCGTCGATCCCGCGATCGCCGTCAGGGAAGCAATCCGCTGGTCCCACGACCGGCTGGAATTCGGCTGGACCCATGCCTATGCCGGCGCGGCGGACTGGCTTGCGCTCTACGACGAATACGAGGGCGAACCGGAAAGCCGGCTCATCTGCCTGCTGGAGGCGGTCGGCCACATGGCCGAGGACACGCTGCGCGAACCGCGCTACCCCTATGTCGACGGCGCCGAGGACTGGGACGAGGACGCTTTCGTCCGGGCCGTCGAGGAGGAAGACGAGCCCCGCGCCATCCGCCTGACCCGCGGGGCGCTCGCCGCCGGCGACGCCTGGGGCCTCATGGAACGCGGCCTGGCCCGCGCCGCGCTCGCCCACTACGCCGATTTCGGCCATGCCGCGATCTATGTGACCAAGGCCGGCGCGCTGATCCGCCGGCTGGGCGCGGAGGTTGCGGAGCCGGTCCTGCTGTCGCTGGTGCGCGGGCTGGTGACGGCCTTCCGCGAGGACCTGATTCCCGAGTTCCGAGCCTATGCCGACGCCCTGGAGAATTTCGGATCGGCGCCCAACGGTTCGGCGCCCGCTGCGGCGGACTATGCCGGGCTGCCCGCCAACAAGGCGCTCGCCTTCACCGCCGGGCACGGCGCCGCGCCGCCGCTCGAGCTGTTCCGCAGCCTGCTCGGGGCCAACGCCCTCAACATGGTGCGGTTCGACCTCCGCCACCTCGGCGATCTCGACAAACCCTATGGCGGCGATTTCGGCTGGCTCGACCTGACCCACGCGCTCACCTTCGCCGACGCCGTGCTTGGCCTGTGTTCGAAATTTCCGGAACTGTGGCCGGCCGGGCTGTTGCAGATGGCCTGCTTTTCCGGCCGCAACATCGGGCACCAGGACGACACCGTAGACCCGGACGAGTGGACGGTCGCCGACCCGGACGCCTTCTTCGCCGGAGTCGAGCGAACGCTGTTCGACCACGGCCAGGACCGCTACATCGTCTCCGTCCACCTGCTGAAGACGGCGTTGTCGGTGCGCAGCCTGCTGGTCTCGGGGGAATGCGGCCGGTCCGGCGAACTGGCGCTCGCCGCGCTCAACCGCCTGCTGCAATCGCCGCTGCGCCGCAAGATGGTGCGCCGCACGGCCCGCCAGGCCATGCGCTTCGTCGAGATCGATATCTAA
- a CDS encoding AMP-binding protein codes for MNLAAFLHRPALLNPDATALGLGHAQVATYRDFARQAAVLAGRLTGRLGLMPGDRAALVMANVPDYMVVKYACWHAGICAVPVNAKLHRKEFAFILENCGARVCFTDPEKAAAVAGLDDEIGTLERIVPTGGAEWAALTDGEPAPMAEVDPDDPAWLFYTSGTTGRPKGAILSHRNLVSQTMNYFADVGDIAPGDCIVHCAPASHGSGCYGIPHVARGAAQVFPESGGFDPAEMLDLLHSWPGATFFFAPTMVVRLLNHPGLAEADTSNLKLIVYGGGPMYVEDLLRGIEILGPKFVQIYGQGEAPMTITGLTRAMHEDSGHPRYRERLGSTGVARTDVEVRVVDADDNPLPAGEIGEVVCRGDVIMRGYWNNPEATAATLKGGWLHTGDMGAFDEDGFLTLKDRSKDMIISGGTNIYPREIEEVLLKHPGVREASVVGRPHEDWGEEVVAFIVPGDGAGESGDPTVEALDRLCLDNIARFKRPKDYRFVDGLPKNNYGKVLKTELRAILEAEAR; via the coding sequence ATGAACCTCGCCGCCTTTCTTCACCGCCCCGCCCTGCTGAACCCGGATGCGACCGCGCTGGGCCTGGGCCATGCGCAGGTCGCGACCTACCGCGACTTCGCCCGGCAGGCCGCGGTGCTGGCCGGTCGGTTGACCGGGCGGCTCGGGCTCATGCCCGGCGACCGGGCGGCGCTCGTCATGGCGAACGTGCCCGATTACATGGTCGTCAAATACGCCTGCTGGCATGCCGGGATCTGCGCCGTGCCGGTCAACGCCAAGCTGCATCGCAAGGAATTCGCCTTCATCCTGGAGAATTGCGGCGCCCGGGTCTGCTTCACCGACCCGGAGAAGGCCGCGGCGGTCGCCGGGCTCGACGACGAGATCGGGACGCTTGAACGGATCGTCCCGACCGGCGGCGCGGAATGGGCCGCCCTGACGGACGGGGAGCCCGCCCCGATGGCAGAGGTCGATCCGGACGATCCGGCCTGGCTGTTCTACACCTCGGGCACCACCGGGCGGCCCAAGGGCGCGATCCTCAGCCACCGCAACCTGGTCAGCCAGACCATGAACTATTTCGCCGACGTCGGCGATATCGCGCCCGGCGACTGCATCGTCCATTGCGCGCCGGCGTCCCACGGCTCGGGCTGCTACGGCATCCCCCATGTCGCGCGCGGCGCGGCCCAGGTGTTTCCGGAGTCCGGCGGATTCGACCCGGCGGAGATGCTCGATCTGCTGCACAGCTGGCCGGGCGCGACCTTCTTCTTCGCGCCGACCATGGTGGTCCGCCTGCTCAACCATCCGGGCCTGGCGGAGGCGGACACGTCCAACCTCAAGCTCATCGTCTATGGCGGCGGGCCGATGTATGTCGAGGACCTGCTGCGCGGCATCGAAATCCTCGGCCCGAAATTCGTCCAGATCTACGGCCAGGGCGAGGCGCCGATGACGATCACCGGCCTGACCCGGGCGATGCACGAAGACAGCGGTCATCCGCGCTACCGGGAACGGCTCGGTTCGACCGGCGTGGCGCGCACCGATGTCGAGGTCCGGGTCGTCGATGCCGACGACAACCCCCTGCCGGCGGGCGAGATCGGCGAGGTCGTGTGCCGCGGCGACGTCATCATGCGCGGCTACTGGAACAATCCGGAGGCGACGGCCGCGACGCTGAAGGGCGGCTGGCTGCACACCGGCGACATGGGCGCGTTCGACGAGGACGGGTTTCTCACTCTCAAGGACCGCTCGAAGGACATGATCATCTCCGGCGGCACCAACATCTATCCGCGCGAGATCGAGGAGGTGCTGCTGAAGCATCCGGGCGTGCGCGAGGCCTCGGTGGTCGGCCGGCCGCACGAGGACTGGGGCGAGGAGGTCGTCGCCTTTATCGTTCCGGGCGATGGCGCGGGCGAAAGCGGCGATCCGACGGTCGAGGCGCTCGACCGGCTGTGCCTCGACAATATCGCCCGCTTCAAGCGCCCGAAGGACTATCGCTTCGTCGACGGCCTGCCGAAGAACAATTACGGCAAGGTGCTGAAGACCGAACTGCGTGCAATCCTGGAAGCGGAGGCCCGCTGA
- a CDS encoding Zn-dependent hydrolase, with product MRNLTIDGDRLWDSLMELAQIGATEKGGVCRLALTDLDREGRDLFIRWCEAAGCTVRVDRVGNIFARRPGKDESRPPVMTGSHLDSQPTGGKFDGAYGVLAGLEVVRTLNDLEIETDAPVEVVAWTNEEGSRFSPPMMGSGAFAGVFPEEEVLARPDNVTGDLLGDELKRIGYDGPEAVGGRAVGAYFEAHIEQGPILENEAKTIGVVTGAQGQHWYEITVTGQEAHAGPTPMPLRKDALVAAARMIDAINRLGHAFPPYACATVGFVDASPNSRNTIPGKVFFTVDLRHPDDATLAAMNDRLRAEFAEIAGAAGCTVEIVDFWEFPAQPFDEACVSAVRSAAEQGGHAWRDIVSGAGHDAVYIARIAPTGMIFIPCEDGISHNEIENATREDCAAGAEVLLKAVLDRAVG from the coding sequence ATGCGGAACCTGACGATCGACGGCGACCGGCTGTGGGACTCGCTGATGGAGCTGGCGCAGATCGGCGCGACCGAGAAGGGCGGCGTGTGCCGGCTCGCGCTCACCGACCTCGACCGGGAGGGCCGCGACCTGTTCATCCGCTGGTGCGAGGCCGCCGGCTGCACGGTGCGCGTCGACCGGGTCGGCAACATCTTCGCCCGCCGGCCGGGCAAGGACGAAAGCCGCCCGCCGGTGATGACCGGCAGCCACCTCGATTCCCAGCCGACCGGCGGCAAGTTCGACGGCGCCTACGGCGTGCTCGCCGGGCTGGAGGTCGTCCGCACCCTCAACGACCTGGAGATCGAGACCGACGCGCCGGTCGAGGTCGTCGCCTGGACCAACGAGGAGGGCAGCCGCTTCTCGCCGCCGATGATGGGCTCCGGCGCCTTCGCCGGCGTGTTCCCGGAGGAGGAGGTGCTGGCCCGGCCGGACAATGTGACCGGCGACCTGCTCGGCGACGAGCTGAAGCGCATCGGCTACGACGGCCCGGAGGCGGTCGGCGGGCGCGCGGTCGGCGCCTACTTCGAGGCCCATATCGAGCAGGGCCCGATCCTGGAGAACGAGGCGAAGACCATCGGCGTCGTGACCGGCGCCCAGGGCCAGCACTGGTACGAGATCACCGTGACCGGGCAGGAGGCCCATGCCGGCCCGACGCCGATGCCCCTGCGCAAGGACGCGCTGGTCGCCGCCGCCCGCATGATCGACGCGATCAACCGGCTCGGCCACGCCTTCCCGCCCTACGCCTGCGCCACCGTCGGCTTCGTCGACGCCAGCCCGAACTCGCGCAACACGATCCCCGGCAAGGTCTTCTTCACCGTCGACCTGCGCCACCCGGACGACGCCACCCTCGCCGCGATGAACGACCGGCTGCGCGCCGAGTTCGCCGAGATCGCCGGGGCCGCGGGCTGCACCGTCGAGATCGTCGATTTTTGGGAATTCCCGGCCCAGCCCTTCGACGAAGCCTGCGTTTCCGCCGTGCGCAGCGCCGCCGAGCAGGGCGGCCACGCCTGGCGCGACATCGTCTCCGGCGCCGGCCACGATGCGGTCTATATCGCCCGCATCGCCCCGACCGGCATGATCTTCATCCCGTGCGAAGACGGCATCAGCCACAACGAGATCGAGAACGCCACGCGGGAGGACTGCGCCGCCGGCGCCGAGGTGCTGCTCAAGGCCGTGCTGGACCGGGCGGTGGGGTGA
- the hmgA gene encoding homogentisate 1,2-dioxygenase: MNELAPAHRPATAAGSPAPTAAGTMTGFGNEHATEALPGALPEGRNSPQRPAYGLYAEQISGTAFTAPRAQNRRTWFYRIAPSVLAQGEWRRIDLPLWLTAPSADGTYPHAQCRWSPQPAPEAPADFLDGMASYVWNGDMGAGAGLAVHLYRANASMERRYFKNADAEMVLLPETGNVRLRTECGALDLTPGDFAVIPRGIKIAVDLPDGPSRGYLCENYGAPFELPDLGPIGSNGLANPRDFHYPQAAYEDMAGAFELVQKAGGAFHACALARSPLDVVAWHGSHAPCKYDLRDFNVLGSISFDHPDPSIFTVLTSRSDTPGVANADLVVFAPRWLVGQDTFRPPWYHLNTMSEFMGLLYGVYDARPKGFLPGGASLHNCMIPHGPSPESFEAASAHDLSPQHIDSGISFMFESRHPYRVTDHAMNGGALQTDYPADWQGLKRQFTG, translated from the coding sequence ATGAACGAGCTCGCCCCCGCCCACCGGCCGGCAACCGCGGCCGGCAGCCCTGCCCCCACGGCGGCCGGCACGATGACCGGCTTCGGCAACGAACACGCGACGGAAGCCCTGCCCGGCGCTCTGCCCGAGGGCCGCAACTCGCCCCAGCGGCCGGCCTACGGCCTCTATGCCGAGCAGATCAGCGGCACCGCCTTCACCGCGCCGCGGGCGCAGAACCGGCGGACCTGGTTCTACCGCATCGCGCCCTCGGTCCTCGCCCAGGGCGAGTGGCGCCGCATCGACCTGCCGCTCTGGCTGACCGCGCCGTCGGCGGACGGAACCTACCCGCATGCCCAGTGCCGCTGGTCGCCGCAGCCGGCGCCCGAAGCGCCGGCCGACTTCCTCGACGGCATGGCGAGCTATGTCTGGAACGGCGACATGGGCGCCGGGGCCGGCCTGGCGGTCCACCTGTATCGAGCCAACGCCTCGATGGAGCGGCGCTATTTCAAAAACGCCGACGCCGAGATGGTGCTGCTGCCGGAGACCGGGAACGTGCGCCTGCGCACCGAATGCGGCGCGCTCGATCTCACGCCCGGCGACTTCGCGGTGATCCCGCGCGGCATCAAGATCGCCGTCGATCTGCCGGACGGCCCGTCGCGCGGCTATCTGTGCGAGAATTACGGCGCGCCCTTCGAGCTGCCGGACCTCGGCCCGATCGGGTCCAACGGCCTCGCCAACCCGCGCGATTTCCACTATCCGCAGGCGGCCTACGAGGACATGGCGGGCGCGTTCGAGCTGGTGCAGAAGGCCGGCGGCGCCTTCCACGCCTGCGCGCTCGCCCGTTCGCCGCTCGACGTCGTCGCCTGGCACGGCAGCCACGCGCCCTGCAAATACGACCTGCGCGATTTCAACGTGCTCGGCTCGATCAGCTTCGACCATCCGGACCCGTCGATCTTCACCGTGCTGACCTCGCGCTCCGACACGCCGGGCGTCGCCAACGCCGATCTCGTCGTTTTCGCGCCGCGCTGGCTGGTCGGCCAGGACACCTTCCGGCCGCCCTGGTATCACCTCAACACGATGAGCGAGTTCATGGGGCTGCTCTACGGCGTCTATGACGCCAGGCCGAAGGGCTTCCTGCCCGGCGGCGCCAGCCTGCACAACTGCATGATCCCGCACGGTCCGTCGCCGGAGAGCTTCGAGGCGGCGAGCGCCCACGACCTGTCGCCCCAGCATATCGACAGCGGCATCAGCTTCATGTTCGAGAGCCGCCATCCCTACCGCGTCACCGACCACGCCATGAACGGCGGCGCCCTCCAGACCGACTACCCGGCCGACTGGCAAGGGCTGAAGCGGCAGTTTACGGGGTAG
- a CDS encoding adenine phosphoribosyltransferase: protein MDLKDHIRGIPDFPKPGILFYDISTLLAHPAAWQEAVGRLADAVAPYRPEVLAGIEARGFLVAAPLALRLGCGFVMVRKQGKLPGETAGHSYDLEYGSDRVEIQADAVMPGQRVVLLDDLIATGGTLRASIELIRKVGGTVAAAACLIELTFLNGRAGLDIPLETLIRYEE, encoded by the coding sequence ATGGATCTGAAGGACCATATCCGCGGCATCCCGGATTTTCCGAAACCGGGCATCCTGTTCTACGACATCTCCACCCTGCTGGCCCATCCGGCGGCGTGGCAGGAGGCGGTCGGGCGGCTGGCCGATGCGGTCGCGCCCTACCGGCCGGAGGTGCTGGCCGGCATCGAAGCCCGCGGTTTCCTGGTCGCCGCGCCGCTCGCGCTGCGGCTGGGCTGCGGCTTCGTCATGGTGCGCAAGCAGGGCAAGCTGCCCGGCGAAACCGCCGGCCACAGCTACGATCTCGAATACGGCTCGGACCGGGTGGAAATCCAGGCCGATGCCGTGATGCCGGGCCAGCGGGTCGTGCTGCTCGACGACCTGATCGCCACCGGCGGCACGCTCCGGGCCTCGATCGAGCTGATCCGCAAGGTCGGCGGCACCGTCGCCGCCGCGGCCTGCCTGATCGAGCTGACCTTCCTGAACGGCCGCGCCGGCCTCGACATCCCCCTCGAAACCCTGATCCGCTACGAGGAATAG